The following is a genomic window from Aquificota bacterium.
TGGGTATAGATTTTGAAGTAAGTTTGGAAAGTATTAAAAATCTTTTGCATATTTTTAAAGAAAAGATACAAAATTACGAAAAAATTATTGAAGCCTTTAAGGTTTTGAGCTTTGAAAATATGAGTCATGAGGAATATTTGGAGTTTATAAAAGACTTAAGAAATTATAACTCCTTTATTTTAGCCCTTGATAGAGGAGATAAGGCAATTATTCTAAAAGAGCTTTACAGGCTTATCAAGTCTGGCAAACTTACAGAATATAAAAGTGTGATTGAAGCTCTTGAAAGCTTGCAAAATTTGGAAGAACCTGTGGTAAAGGAGTTTTTAAAGGCAATGGAAGGAGGGTCTGATAAGGATATTAAAAGGGCTTATAGCGCCTTGGAAAACTATTTAAAGGAAGGTCAAAGGTGGATAGAATTCTATAATACAAAGTTGCCTCAATTGGAAAACCTTCTTTATAGGCTTGAGTTCCTAAATAGTCTTCAATGGACAATGTTAAAGGATGGCAAAGCTTTTTACCTACCTATCTACTATGAGGGTGGCAAAGGTGGTATTATGTTTAAAGCGGATAAGGATTATACTGTGTTTTTTAAATTGAACTACCATGTGGGTTTTTTGGCAGGACTTTTGAAAAGACCAAAAAAACACCAAAGCTTGGATATTAGATTTCTTACCAATATAGCCTCTTTGGCAGAGAGGTTAAGGGAAGGAAGGGATAGACTTCAAGAGATGCTTTTGGAAGATGGCATAGGGCTAAAAAGCTATCTTGTGGAAGTGGTGGAAGAGGGGCAAGTTTTAGAAAGGGTAAAGGATAGCTTTTCACAGGAAGGTTTTCTTTTGATTGTGTAACCATGGAGGAAAAGAAAAAGGCCATAGCCTTAAGGTATGACCAGGAGAAGGACAAGGCACCCGTGGTGGTGGCCAAGGGCGTGGGTGAAGTTGCGGAAAGGATAATAGAGACTGCGAAGAAGCATGGTGTTCCTGTGCTTGAAGATAAGGCTCTTCTTTCTGCCATGTTAAACCTGGAGGTTTATGAGGAGATACCACCAGACCTATACAGGGCTGTGGCAAAGGTGCTTGTCTTTGTAGGAGCAATCAAAAAATCAAGCTAAGTTCATGTAGGCCCTTCGGGCGAGGATGATCTGATACTTTAAGAGGCTGGAAAGGCTATGAAGTTCCTTTGCTACCTTTATAAGATTACGGTGTTCACCCTTGTTATATGATTCTTCAACCATTTTTAATATAAGCTTTATCCTATAAAGGGGGTCCCTTTCTTCTTCTGCTATCCCACGCAAGAATATGGGACATGCCTCTTCTATGGCTGGGAGTATAAGGCCCATCCAGGATAGGGCTTCAAGTACGAGGTTGAAGGTATATTCTCTGCTGTACTCCTCCAAAAATTCTTCTTGGGACCCTATTAACTCCTCTATAAGGTCAAGCAGTTCTATGTTGTGATAAAGCACATCAAAGGCTGTGTTTACGCTTACCTTAACCTTTTGTGAGCCAGACAAAAGAAGAAGGTTTACAAGCTTCTCTTGAAGTGATAAAAGCTCCTCAATCCTTTCTAATATCTCCCTCATAGTATATACTTGGAAAGTTCCTCGTCCTTTATAATGCCTTCAAGCTTAGCCCTTACAAACCTTGCATCTATTATGATCCTTTGACCAAAAAGCTCCGGTGCATTAAAGGATATATCCTCAAGGAGTTTTTCCATAACCGTATGTAGTCTTCTGGCACCTATATTTTCTGTCCGGTTATTGGCCTCTTCCGCAACGCGGGCAATCTCTTCAAGGGCATCATCTGTAAATTCAATGTCCACACCTTCCGTTTTTAAAAGTTCTATGTATTGGACCGTTAGGGCGTTTTTTGGTTCCTTTAATATCCTTACAAAGTCTTCCCTTGTTAGGGGGCTTAGTTCCACCCTTATAGGAAACCTGCCCTGAAGCTCGGGCATGAGGTCAGAAGGCTTGGATATATGAAAGGCACCAGCCGCAATAAAGAGTATATGGTCGGTCTTGACAGGACCGTACTTTGTTTTTACCACTGTACCTTCCACTATTGGCAAAAGGTCCCTCTGCACACCCTCTCTTGATACACCAGGGCCAGCACCTGGAGTTTTTACAGCTATTTTATCTATCTCATCTATAAAGATGATCCCAAAGTTCTCAGCCCTATATATGGCCTCACGGGCCACTTCCTCCTGGTCTATTAACTTCTCTGCCTCCTCTGCCTCCAAAACCTGCATGGCTTCTTTTACCCTAAGCTTTCTCCTTCTCCTGCCTCCACCAAGCCCTCCAAGCATATTCCTTAGCTGTTCTTCAAGCTCCTCAAGGCCCGGAGGGCCAGCAATGCCTATCAGTGGTATAGCCTTTTCTTGAACATCCACCTCTACTATCTTATCGTCCAGCTCTCCCCTTCTTAGCTTTTCTCTCATCTCCTCCCTTTTGCCC
Proteins encoded in this region:
- a CDS encoding EscU/YscU/HrcU family type III secretion system export apparatus switch protein, producing MEEKKKAIALRYDQEKDKAPVVVAKGVGEVAERIIETAKKHGVPVLEDKALLSAMLNLEVYEEIPPDLYRAVAKVLVFVGAIKKSS
- the hslU gene encoding ATP-dependent protease ATPase subunit HslU; translated protein: MTKSLSDLLEELTPKRIVEELDKYIVGQDQAKKAVAIALRNRWRRQRLPEHIRDEVAPKNLLMIGPTGVGKTEIARRIAQLIKAPFVKVEATKYTEIGYVGRDVESMVRELVEVSYQMVKQEKMQEVRERAKRLAEERLLDYLVPQQLSFGMRGMQDAGKREEMREKLRRGELDDKIVEVDVQEKAIPLIGIAGPPGLEELEEQLRNMLGGLGGGRRRRKLRVKEAMQVLEAEEAEKLIDQEEVAREAIYRAENFGIIFIDEIDKIAVKTPGAGPGVSREGVQRDLLPIVEGTVVKTKYGPVKTDHILFIAAGAFHISKPSDLMPELQGRFPIRVELSPLTREDFVRILKEPKNALTVQYIELLKTEGVDIEFTDDALEEIARVAEEANNRTENIGARRLHTVMEKLLEDISFNAPELFGQRIIIDARFVRAKLEGIIKDEELSKYIL